The following proteins are co-located in the Streptomyces sp. DT2A-34 genome:
- a CDS encoding helix-turn-helix domain-containing protein, translating into MSSGNYVVARNVRLLREQRGLSLAELARQAGLAKQTLSKLEQGAGNPTVDTLFSIATALGVPVTRLVAEREQVMAVQRGAEVVWNEHDGYASRALDHVYGSGVIENYLVRIKERGGATRLAESHPVGTLEHLYVISGRVRVGPADSPVELSAGDFVRYPADRPHMYESLEGESLVHIVVSVPRVQPGTSTSLRTHGDAPR; encoded by the coding sequence GTGTCCTCAGGAAACTATGTGGTCGCACGGAATGTGCGGCTTCTCAGAGAACAGCGGGGCCTGTCCCTGGCCGAGCTGGCCCGGCAGGCCGGGCTCGCCAAGCAGACGTTGTCCAAGCTGGAGCAGGGCGCGGGCAATCCCACGGTGGACACGTTGTTCTCGATCGCAACGGCGCTGGGCGTGCCGGTGACCAGGCTGGTGGCCGAGCGGGAACAGGTGATGGCGGTCCAGCGCGGTGCCGAGGTCGTCTGGAACGAACACGACGGGTACGCGTCCCGGGCCCTCGACCACGTCTACGGCTCCGGCGTCATCGAGAACTACCTGGTGCGCATCAAGGAACGGGGCGGTGCGACCCGGCTGGCCGAATCGCACCCGGTGGGCACGCTGGAGCACCTCTACGTCATCAGCGGCCGGGTGCGGGTGGGGCCCGCCGACAGCCCGGTGGAGCTGTCCGCCGGTGACTTCGTGCGCTACCCGGCCGACCGCCCCCACATGTACGAGTCCCTGGAGGGCGAGAGCCTGGTGCACATCGTCGTCAGCGTGCCGCGCGTGCAGCCCGGGACGTCGACCTCCCTGCGCACGCACGGAGACGCCCCGCGCTGA
- a CDS encoding metalloregulator ArsR/SmtB family transcription factor, producing the protein MRAAARLDEATAASVAAALQALATPSRLRILTTLRHAPHPVGALAAAVGMEQSAVSHQLRLLRALGLVTGERDGRRIVYRLYDNHVAQLLDQAVHHIEHLRLDLRDPH; encoded by the coding sequence ATGCGCGCGGCCGCCCGCCTCGACGAGGCCACCGCCGCCTCCGTCGCCGCCGCGCTCCAGGCCCTGGCCACCCCCTCCCGGCTGCGCATCCTCACCACCCTGCGCCACGCCCCGCACCCCGTCGGCGCCCTCGCCGCCGCCGTCGGCATGGAACAGTCCGCCGTCTCCCACCAACTCCGGCTCCTGCGCGCCCTCGGCCTGGTCACCGGAGAACGCGACGGCCGCCGCATCGTCTACCGCCTCTACGACAACCACGTCGCCCAACTCCTCGACCAGGCCGTCCACCACATCGAGCACCTCCGCCTCGACCTGCGCGACCCCCACTGA
- a CDS encoding bifunctional 3-phenylpropionate/cinnamic acid dioxygenase ferredoxin subunit, producing the protein MSDTTTGIQVAAVGDIEDGEGLKVPAGATGYGADIAVFHDGGAYYALDDTCSHGQASLAEGWVENGEVECPLHAARFCLKSGEPQCMPATLPVAVHRVEVRDDAIWVYPGTGAAG; encoded by the coding sequence ATGAGCGACACCACCACGGGCATCCAGGTCGCCGCCGTCGGAGACATCGAGGACGGTGAGGGGCTGAAGGTGCCCGCCGGGGCCACCGGATACGGCGCCGACATCGCCGTATTCCACGACGGCGGCGCCTACTACGCCCTCGACGACACCTGCTCCCACGGCCAGGCGTCGCTGGCGGAGGGCTGGGTGGAGAACGGCGAGGTCGAATGCCCGCTGCACGCCGCCCGCTTCTGCCTGAAGTCCGGCGAGCCGCAGTGCATGCCCGCCACCCTCCCCGTCGCCGTCCACCGCGTCGAGGTCCGCGACGACGCCATCTGGGTGTACCCCGGTACGGGAGCCGCCGGATGA
- a CDS encoding aromatic ring-hydroxylating dioxygenase subunit alpha, with product MTSPPERPTDRLARVPRPSADVSAYFDLDNGLVDRTIFSDQALYQQELRRIFAPSWLFLAHESQFRKPGDFFTTYMGEDPVIVSLGRDRKIRAFLNACRHRGMRVCRADEGATKAFTCSYHGWSYDTSGKLVNVPNQGDYPDHFEQDRWGLVEVAQLDTYKGLIFATWNPEAPPLVEALGGMTWYMDAMLDRDPEGTEVVGGVHKWVLEGNWKLAAEQFASDWYHVNISHASALMVMSPNGRGPRAEIVQTPGRQYTDPLGHGHGFPTHPKSRFDDRVVHDWYDYDALRERLGDTRVEGPMTTGHATVFPNFSYLPVNGSIRVWHPKGPDRMEVWAWTLVDKSMPDEVKDAQRLYNLRTFGPTGIFEQDDGENWSECQATAHGFMSGSITLNYQMGLGLQEQDGVHPGTTGRLYSDGAARGFYTRWRDLMNTPAWHENPENPEKPGKDTTS from the coding sequence ATGACATCCCCGCCCGAGCGGCCGACGGATCGACTCGCCCGAGTTCCGCGCCCGTCCGCCGACGTGAGTGCGTACTTCGACCTGGACAACGGGCTCGTCGACCGCACCATCTTCAGCGACCAGGCCCTGTACCAGCAGGAACTGCGCCGCATCTTCGCACCGAGCTGGCTGTTCCTCGCCCATGAGAGCCAGTTCCGGAAACCCGGCGACTTCTTCACCACGTACATGGGCGAGGACCCGGTCATCGTCTCCCTGGGCCGCGACCGCAAGATCCGTGCCTTCCTCAACGCCTGCCGCCACCGCGGCATGCGGGTCTGCCGCGCCGACGAGGGCGCCACCAAGGCGTTCACCTGCAGCTACCACGGCTGGTCGTACGACACCTCGGGCAAGCTGGTCAACGTCCCCAACCAGGGCGACTATCCGGACCACTTCGAGCAGGACCGCTGGGGTCTGGTCGAGGTCGCGCAGCTCGACACCTACAAGGGCCTGATCTTCGCCACCTGGAACCCCGAGGCGCCCCCGCTCGTCGAGGCGCTCGGCGGCATGACCTGGTACATGGACGCCATGCTCGACCGCGACCCGGAGGGCACCGAGGTCGTCGGCGGGGTCCACAAGTGGGTCCTGGAGGGCAACTGGAAGCTCGCCGCCGAGCAGTTCGCCTCCGACTGGTACCACGTCAACATCTCGCACGCCTCCGCCCTGATGGTCATGTCCCCGAACGGCAGGGGCCCCAGGGCGGAGATCGTGCAGACCCCGGGCCGGCAGTACACCGACCCGCTCGGTCACGGCCACGGCTTCCCGACCCATCCCAAGAGCCGCTTCGACGACCGGGTCGTACACGACTGGTACGACTACGACGCGCTGCGCGAACGGCTCGGCGACACCCGGGTCGAGGGGCCGATGACCACCGGCCACGCCACCGTCTTCCCCAACTTCTCCTACCTCCCGGTCAACGGCTCGATCCGGGTCTGGCACCCCAAGGGACCCGACCGGATGGAGGTCTGGGCCTGGACCCTCGTCGACAAGTCGATGCCCGACGAGGTCAAGGACGCCCAACGGCTGTACAACCTGCGGACGTTCGGACCCACCGGCATCTTCGAGCAGGACGACGGCGAGAACTGGTCGGAGTGCCAGGCCACCGCCCACGGCTTCATGTCCGGCTCCATCACCCTCAACTACCAGATGGGACTGGGCCTTCAGGAGCAGGACGGGGTCCACCCCGGCACCACCGGGCGCCTCTACTCCGACGGTGCCGCCCGCGGCTTCTACACCCGCTGGCGCGACCTGATGAACACCCCCGCCTGGCACGAGAACCCCGAGAACCCCGAGAAGCCCGGGAAGGACACCACCTCATGA
- a CDS encoding (2Fe-2S) ferredoxin domain-containing protein, translated as MTIGAANRPCTLVVCRGCCCGNPRKHPGTDHAWQLDRLRAAATDSAGRLAVRTSDCLGPCDQANVIVVQPSTAGRRAGGRATWIGFALDDDCTDDLLDWAIAGGPGLSEPPPALKLQFVRPPRETRIRARR; from the coding sequence GTGACGATCGGCGCGGCCAACCGTCCGTGCACACTGGTCGTGTGCCGCGGCTGCTGCTGCGGCAACCCACGCAAGCACCCCGGCACCGACCACGCCTGGCAGCTCGACCGCCTGCGCGCGGCGGCCACCGACTCCGCGGGCCGCCTCGCCGTCCGTACATCGGACTGTCTCGGCCCCTGCGACCAGGCCAATGTCATCGTCGTCCAGCCCTCCACCGCCGGCCGAAGAGCCGGTGGCCGGGCGACCTGGATCGGCTTCGCCCTTGACGACGACTGCACCGACGACCTGCTCGACTGGGCCATCGCAGGCGGACCCGGCCTCTCCGAACCCCCGCCTGCCCTGAAGCTCCAGTTCGTCCGCCCACCCCGCGAGACGAGGATCCGTGCACGCCGCTGA
- a CDS encoding GNAT family N-acetyltransferase produces MDDARRVMLDTLYKEFGYGYVPQWHRDVMDLKGTYLDNRRHLLLVAVHEGEVVATTGVRSAGPAHPPHPRWLAEHYPSGTTAQLVRVYVRPEHRRQGLARTLVDTACSFIANTPGYERIYLHTNVNVEGAEAFWRSLSKEVFDARTTGEHGPGVATVHFEIPMPYHFTPGD; encoded by the coding sequence ATGGACGACGCGCGCCGCGTCATGCTCGACACCCTCTACAAGGAGTTCGGATACGGGTACGTGCCCCAATGGCACCGGGACGTGATGGACCTCAAGGGCACGTACCTCGACAACCGCCGGCACCTGCTCCTCGTAGCGGTCCATGAGGGCGAGGTGGTCGCCACGACCGGAGTGCGCTCTGCGGGCCCTGCCCACCCACCGCACCCGCGCTGGCTGGCCGAGCACTACCCGTCGGGGACCACCGCCCAGCTGGTCCGCGTGTACGTACGGCCCGAACACCGGCGCCAGGGGCTCGCCCGCACCCTGGTCGACACGGCCTGCTCCTTCATCGCGAACACACCGGGCTACGAGCGGATCTACCTCCACACCAACGTCAACGTCGAGGGTGCGGAAGCCTTCTGGCGCAGCTTGTCCAAGGAGGTGTTCGACGCCCGCACCACAGGCGAGCACGGACCAGGCGTCGCCACGGTGCACTTCGAGATTCCCATGCCGTACCACTTCACGCCGGGCGACTGA
- a CDS encoding IclR family transcriptional regulator: MPVHSPTSQRTDALPHSAARALSDQQTAVDKALVLLKSLAEQDGEIGVSELARRSGLTKSTAFRLLGILQRNDMVERVGSDYRLGTQLFDIGTRVYGQTSLQLRERLLPHLADLYMLTHETVHLAVLHNTDIVYVNKIHGHRATPSPSRIGARLPAYCTAVGKALLAFDHDAAEAAVSAGLPQLTEYTITDPAAFHAELGHIRRTGIAYDRQEAAYGLTCVAVPIMGPVGRPVAALSVAGAEHRFDRARFAPALRRVAYEATRAVAAFAKAQRGTALA, from the coding sequence ATGCCAGTTCACTCCCCCACGTCTCAGCGCACCGACGCCCTACCTCACAGCGCGGCCCGTGCCCTGTCGGACCAGCAGACCGCGGTCGACAAGGCGCTCGTCCTGCTCAAGTCGCTCGCCGAACAGGACGGGGAGATCGGCGTGAGCGAGCTGGCCCGCCGCAGCGGCCTCACCAAGTCGACGGCCTTCCGCCTGCTCGGCATACTCCAGCGCAACGACATGGTCGAGCGGGTCGGCAGCGACTACCGGCTGGGCACCCAGCTCTTCGACATCGGCACCCGCGTGTACGGGCAGACCTCCCTGCAACTGCGGGAACGACTGCTGCCGCACCTCGCGGACCTGTACATGCTGACGCACGAGACCGTGCACCTCGCGGTGCTGCACAACACGGACATCGTGTACGTCAACAAGATCCACGGACACCGCGCGACCCCCTCCCCCTCCCGCATCGGCGCCCGGCTGCCCGCGTACTGCACCGCCGTCGGCAAGGCCCTGCTGGCCTTCGACCACGACGCCGCGGAGGCCGCGGTCTCGGCGGGGCTGCCGCAGCTGACCGAGTACACCATCACCGACCCCGCGGCCTTTCACGCCGAACTGGGCCACATCCGGCGCACCGGCATCGCGTACGACCGTCAGGAAGCCGCCTACGGTCTCACCTGCGTCGCCGTACCGATCATGGGGCCCGTCGGCAGACCCGTCGCCGCGCTCTCCGTCGCGGGCGCCGAGCACCGCTTCGACCGGGCCCGCTTCGCGCCGGCGCTGCGCCGGGTCGCCTACGAGGCGACGCGGGCCGTCGCGGCGTTCGCCAAGGCGCAGCGGGGCACGGCCCTGGCCTGA